In a genomic window of Pseudomonas oryzihabitans:
- a CDS encoding exodeoxyribonuclease III produces MRIISLNVNGIQDAVERGLLPWLKAQNADVICLQDTRASSYDMDDPAYALDGYILYACDAEVPSQGGVALYTRVQPKAVISGLGFESCDRFGRYLQADFDKVSIATLLLPSGKRGDEDLNMKFKFMDDFTHYLNKQRRKRREYIYCGSLYVAHQKQDVKNWRDCQQIPGFLAPERAWMDEVIGNMGYVDALREVSREGDQFSWWPDSDQAEHLNLGWRFDYNILTPGLRRFVRSARLPRQPRFSEHAPLIVDYDWTLSI; encoded by the coding sequence ATGCGGATCATCAGCTTGAACGTCAATGGTATTCAGGACGCTGTCGAGCGGGGCCTGTTGCCCTGGTTGAAGGCGCAGAATGCCGACGTGATCTGCCTGCAGGATACCCGCGCCTCTTCCTACGACATGGACGACCCGGCCTACGCTCTGGATGGCTACATCCTCTACGCCTGCGATGCCGAGGTCCCGTCCCAGGGTGGAGTCGCGCTCTACACGCGGGTCCAGCCGAAAGCGGTGATCAGCGGCCTGGGCTTCGAGTCGTGCGATCGCTTCGGTCGTTACCTGCAAGCGGACTTCGACAAGGTCAGCATCGCGACCCTGCTGCTACCGTCGGGCAAGCGTGGCGATGAGGACTTGAACATGAAGTTCAAGTTCATGGACGACTTCACCCACTACCTGAACAAGCAGCGCCGCAAGCGCCGCGAGTACATCTATTGCGGCTCGCTGTACGTGGCGCACCAGAAGCAGGACGTGAAGAACTGGCGCGACTGCCAGCAGATCCCCGGCTTCCTCGCCCCGGAGCGGGCCTGGATGGACGAGGTGATCGGCAACATGGGCTATGTGGATGCCCTGCGCGAAGTGAGCCGCGAAGGCGACCAGTTCAGCTGGTGGCCCGACAGCGACCAGGCCGAGCACCTGAACCTGGGCTGGCGCTTCGACTACAACATCCTCACCCCGGGCCTGCGCCGCTTCGTCCGCTCGGCGCGCCTGCCGCGGCAACCGCGCTTTTCCGAGCATGCCCCGTTGATCGTCGACTATGACTGGACGCTGAGCATCTAA
- a CDS encoding universal stress protein — MRNILVAYDGSPSADNALRYVLDLVKAGLALELHLLNVQNEPEIYGAPFDDRILREWRGSLRDKADDILAKARPALLDAGIEAQTHVGFGGIAETIGEMARHLDVDTVVMGTRGLGSLSGLLLGSVAHRVVHQVPLPVILVK, encoded by the coding sequence ATGCGTAACATCCTGGTTGCCTATGACGGTTCGCCCAGCGCCGACAACGCCCTGCGCTACGTCCTCGACCTGGTGAAGGCGGGTCTGGCGCTGGAGCTGCACCTACTCAACGTGCAGAACGAACCGGAGATCTATGGCGCACCCTTCGATGACCGCATCCTGCGCGAGTGGCGCGGCAGTCTGAGAGACAAGGCCGATGACATCCTGGCCAAGGCGCGTCCGGCGCTGTTGGACGCCGGTATCGAGGCGCAGACCCACGTGGGCTTCGGCGGCATCGCCGAGACCATCGGCGAGATGGCGCGCCACCTGGACGTCGATACGGTGGTGATGGGTACCCGCGGCCTGGGGTCGCTCAGCGGACTACTGCTGGGTTCGGTGGCCCACCGGGTGGTGCATCAGGTGCCTTTGCCGGTGATCCTGGTGAAGTGA
- a CDS encoding methyl-accepting chemotaxis protein codes for MSERVEKHESDGRSASRAYHISAETEKVAEHGTQIIQAATQEMREIAQTVSASAQVIGQLGQRSEQITAIVNTIRGIADQTNLLALNAAIEAARAGDQGRGFAVVADEVRQLAGRTSSATAEIAEMIGKILGETQQAIASMETTQGRAIKGVELADQAGAVIVQIRDGASDAVEAVSMFASKLDESEVIPKAALNWVGH; via the coding sequence ATCAGCGAGCGGGTCGAAAAGCACGAGAGCGACGGCCGCAGTGCCTCCCGCGCCTACCATATCTCCGCCGAGACCGAGAAAGTCGCCGAGCACGGCACCCAGATCATCCAGGCCGCCACCCAGGAGATGCGCGAGATCGCCCAGACCGTCAGTGCCTCCGCCCAGGTGATCGGCCAGTTGGGTCAGCGCTCCGAGCAGATCACCGCCATCGTCAACACCATCCGCGGCATTGCCGACCAGACCAATCTGCTGGCGCTCAACGCCGCCATCGAGGCCGCCCGTGCCGGTGATCAGGGCCGTGGCTTCGCCGTCGTGGCCGATGAAGTACGCCAACTGGCGGGCCGCACCAGCAGTGCCACGGCGGAGATCGCCGAGATGATCGGCAAGATTCTCGGCGAGACACAGCAGGCCATCGCCAGCATGGAAACCACCCAGGGCCGGGCGATCAAGGGCGTCGAGCTGGCCGACCAGGCCGGCGCGGTGATCGTGCAGATTCGCGATGGCGCCAGCGACGCCGTGGAAGCGGTCAGCATGTTCGCCAGCAAGCTGGACGAATCCGAGGTGATTCCCAAGGCGGCGCTCAACTGGGTAGGGCATTGA
- the glyA gene encoding serine hydroxymethyltransferase, translating into MFSKQDQIQGYDDALFAAMGEEARRQEHHLELIASENYTSQRVMEAQGSVLTNKYAEGYPGKRYYGGCEYVDKVEQLAIERAKQLFGADYANVQPHSGSQANAAVYLALLQAGDTILGMSLAHGGHLTHGAKVSSSGKLYNAVQYGLNTDTGLIDYDEVERLAQEHKPKMIVAGFSAYSKTLDFQRFRDIADSVGALLFVDMAHVAGLVAAGVYPNPVPFADVVTTTTHKTLRGPRGGLILCKANADIEKKLSAAVFPGAQGGPLMHVIAGKAVCFKEALEPAFKTYQQQVIKNAQAMAGVFKARGFDVVSGGTDNHLFLVSLIKQGITGKDADAALGRACITVNKNAVPNDPQSPFVTSGLRIGTPALTTRGLGVSESERVAGWICDILDHLGDADVEAQVARQVAELCRDYPVYR; encoded by the coding sequence ATGTTCAGTAAGCAGGACCAAATCCAGGGCTACGATGATGCGTTATTCGCCGCCATGGGCGAGGAAGCGCGGCGCCAGGAGCATCACCTGGAGCTGATCGCTTCGGAGAACTACACCAGCCAACGCGTCATGGAAGCCCAGGGCAGCGTGCTGACCAACAAGTACGCCGAAGGCTATCCGGGCAAGCGCTACTACGGTGGCTGCGAGTACGTCGACAAGGTCGAGCAACTGGCCATCGAGCGCGCCAAGCAACTGTTCGGCGCCGACTACGCCAACGTCCAGCCGCACTCGGGTTCCCAGGCCAACGCCGCCGTCTACCTGGCCCTGCTGCAGGCCGGCGATACCATCCTCGGCATGAGCCTGGCCCACGGTGGTCACCTGACCCACGGTGCCAAGGTCAGCTCTTCCGGCAAGCTCTACAACGCCGTGCAGTACGGCCTGAATACCGATACCGGCCTGATCGACTACGACGAAGTCGAGCGCCTGGCCCAGGAGCACAAGCCCAAGATGATCGTGGCGGGCTTCTCCGCCTACTCCAAGACCCTGGACTTCCAACGCTTCCGTGACATCGCCGACAGCGTGGGTGCCCTGCTGTTCGTCGACATGGCCCACGTGGCCGGTCTGGTCGCCGCCGGTGTCTACCCGAACCCGGTGCCCTTCGCCGACGTGGTCACCACCACTACCCACAAGACCCTGCGCGGTCCGCGCGGTGGCCTGATTCTCTGCAAAGCCAACGCCGACATCGAAAAGAAGCTCAGCGCCGCGGTCTTCCCGGGTGCCCAGGGTGGCCCGCTGATGCACGTCATCGCCGGCAAGGCCGTGTGCTTCAAGGAAGCCCTTGAGCCCGCCTTCAAGACCTACCAACAGCAGGTGATCAAGAACGCCCAGGCCATGGCCGGCGTGTTCAAGGCGCGTGGCTTCGACGTGGTTTCCGGCGGTACCGACAACCACCTGTTCCTGGTCAGCCTGATCAAGCAGGGCATCACCGGCAAGGACGCGGACGCCGCCCTGGGTCGCGCCTGCATCACCGTGAACAAGAACGCCGTACCCAACGATCCCCAGTCCCCGTTCGTGACCTCGGGTCTGCGCATCGGCACCCCGGCCCTCACCACCCGCGGCCTTGGCGTCAGCGAGAGCGAGCGCGTGGCCGGCTGGATCTGCGACATCCTCGACCACCTCGGCGATGCCGACGTGGAAGCCCAGGTGGCGCGCCAGGTTGCCGAGCTGTGCCGGGATTACCCGGTCTATCGCTAA
- a CDS encoding sarcosine oxidase subunit beta family protein, giving the protein MQRYSGFGLFKHSLSHHENWQRMWRTPTPKPVYDVVIVGGGGHGLATAYYLAKQFGVKNVAVIEKGWLGGGNTARNTTIVRSNYLWDESAQLYEHAMKLWEGLSQDLNYNVMFSQRGVYNLCHTLQDMRDSERRVSANRLNGVDGELLDTRQVAEEIPYLDCSKNTRYPILGATVQRRGGVARHDAVAWGFARAADALGVDLIQQTEVTGFRKQDGKVIGVETTRGFIGARRVGVVTAGNSGHMAKLAGFRLPLESHPLQALVSEPIKPIIDSVIMSNAVHGYISQSDKGDLVIGAGIDSWVGYGQRGSYPVIEHTLQAIVEMFPILSRVRMNRQWGGIVDTCPDACPIISKTPVENLFFNCGWGTGGFKATPGSGNVFAASLAAGEMHPLAKPFSIDRFHTGALIDEHGAAAVAH; this is encoded by the coding sequence ATGCAACGCTATTCCGGCTTCGGCCTCTTCAAGCACTCCCTGAGCCATCACGAGAACTGGCAGCGCATGTGGCGCACGCCGACGCCCAAGCCGGTCTACGACGTGGTCATCGTCGGCGGTGGCGGCCATGGCCTGGCCACCGCCTACTACCTCGCCAAGCAATTCGGCGTGAAGAACGTCGCGGTGATCGAGAAGGGCTGGCTCGGCGGTGGCAACACCGCCCGCAACACCACCATCGTTCGCTCCAACTACCTGTGGGACGAATCCGCGCAGCTCTACGAGCATGCCATGAAGCTGTGGGAAGGCTTGTCCCAGGACCTCAACTACAACGTCATGTTCTCCCAGCGTGGCGTCTACAACCTCTGCCACACCCTGCAGGACATGCGTGACTCCGAGCGCCGGGTCAGCGCCAACCGCTTGAACGGCGTGGACGGCGAGTTGCTCGACACCCGCCAGGTGGCCGAAGAGATCCCCTACCTGGACTGCAGCAAGAACACCCGCTATCCGATCCTCGGCGCCACGGTGCAGCGCCGCGGTGGTGTGGCCCGTCACGATGCCGTGGCCTGGGGCTTCGCCCGCGCGGCCGATGCCCTGGGCGTCGACCTGATCCAGCAGACCGAAGTCACCGGCTTCCGCAAGCAGGATGGCAAGGTGATCGGCGTGGAAACCACCCGTGGCTTCATTGGCGCCCGGCGCGTCGGCGTGGTCACCGCCGGTAACTCCGGCCACATGGCCAAGCTCGCCGGCTTCCGTCTGCCGCTGGAATCCCACCCGCTGCAGGCGCTGGTGTCCGAGCCGATCAAGCCCATCATCGACAGTGTCATCATGTCCAACGCGGTGCACGGCTACATCAGCCAGTCCGACAAGGGCGACCTGGTGATCGGTGCCGGTATCGACAGCTGGGTCGGCTACGGCCAGCGCGGCTCCTACCCGGTGATCGAGCACACCCTGCAGGCCATCGTCGAGATGTTCCCGATCCTCTCGCGGGTGCGCATGAACCGCCAGTGGGGCGGCATCGTGGACACCTGCCCGGATGCCTGCCCGATCATTTCCAAGACCCCGGTGGAGAACCTGTTCTTCAACTGCGGTTGGGGCACCGGTGGCTTCAAGGCTACCCCCGGTTCGGGCAACGTCTTCGCGGCGTCGCTCGCCGCGGGCGAGATGCATCCGCTGGCCAAACCCTTCTCCATCGACCGTTTCCACACCGGTGCGCTGATCGACGAACACGGCGCTGCGGCCGTCGCGCACTAA
- a CDS encoding sarcosine oxidase subunit delta, whose translation MLYIRCPHCGELRSEEEFHAAGEAHIARPLDPEACSDKEWGEYMFFRTNPRGLRHELWVHASGCRQYFNVTRNTETYEILETYPIGEQSRFTAERGERT comes from the coding sequence ATGTTGTACATCCGTTGTCCCCACTGCGGGGAGTTGCGCTCCGAAGAAGAATTCCACGCGGCCGGCGAAGCTCACATCGCGCGCCCCCTGGATCCCGAAGCCTGCAGCGACAAGGAGTGGGGCGAGTACATGTTCTTCCGTACCAACCCGCGCGGTCTGCGTCATGAACTCTGGGTGCACGCCTCGGGTTGCCGCCAGTACTTCAACGTCACCCGTAATACCGAGACCTACGAAATTCTCGAAACCTATCCGATCGGCGAGCAATCCCGCTTCACCGCCGAGCGAGGAGAGCGCACATGA
- a CDS encoding sarcosine oxidase subunit alpha, producing MSQVHRLTQGGRLDRSQAITFTFNGQTYQGFKGDTLASALLANGVDIVGRSFKYSRPRGIVAAGAEEPNAIMQIGATEATQIPNVRATQQALYQGLVAASTNGWPSVNNDLMGILGKVGGKMMPPGFYYKTFMYPQNLWMTYEKYIRKAAGLGRAPTQVDPDTYDNFNQHCDVLVVGGGAAGLAAALAAGRSGARVILADEQEEFGGSLLDSRERLDGAPAVEWVAKAVAELQALDNVVLLPRATVNGYHDHNFLTIHERLTDHLGDRAPHGQVRQRLHRVRATRVVLATGAHERPLVYANNDLPGNMVAGAVSTYIRRYAVAPGQRLVLSTNNDYAYRVALDWLEAGRQVVAIADARPNPRGAWVEEVRKRGVRVMGGTAVSEARGSTRVTGAKIATIDLTAFRTLGAGEWLDCDLIATSGGYSPVVHLASHLGGRPLWRDDIQAFVPGPAPQKRVCAGAVNGVFSLGDVLADGFEAGATAAAEAGAQVVSGELPQAEYRQEEPTLALFQVPHDKPSSRAPKQFVDLQNDVTAAGIELACREGFESIEHVKRYTAMGFGTDQGKLGNINGLAIAARVQSKAIPEVGTTMFRPNYTPVTFGAIAGRHCGALFEPKRYTALHAWHLKQGALFEDVGQWKRPWYFPKAGEDLHAAVNRECLAVRRSVGLLDASTLGKIDIQGKDAREFLNRVYTNAWTKLDIGKARYGLMCKEDGMVFDDGVTACLADNHFLMTTTTGGAARVFEWLELYHQTEWPELEVYFTSVTDHWATLTLSGPNSRKLLAKLTDIDLDNAAFPFMAWKEGQVGGVPARVFRISFTGELSYEINVPANYAMGVLEQVVAAGKEFDLTPYGTETMHVLRAEKGFIIIGQDTDGSVTPQDLGMGWAVSLNKSFSFIGKRGMHRQDCVRENRKQLVGLKPLDARDVLPEGAQLVFERNQPIPMDMVGHVTSSYYSATLGYGFAMAMVKGGLSRMGQTVYAPLADGRYVAAEIVSPVFYDPKGERQNVA from the coding sequence ATGAGCCAGGTCCATCGACTCACCCAGGGCGGTCGCCTGGACCGCAGCCAGGCCATCACCTTCACCTTCAACGGTCAGACCTACCAGGGCTTCAAGGGTGACACCCTGGCCTCGGCCCTGCTGGCCAACGGTGTGGACATCGTCGGCCGCAGCTTCAAGTACTCCCGGCCGCGCGGCATCGTCGCTGCGGGCGCCGAAGAGCCCAACGCCATCATGCAGATCGGCGCGACCGAAGCCACCCAGATCCCCAACGTCCGCGCCACCCAGCAAGCCCTCTACCAGGGCCTGGTAGCCGCCAGCACCAATGGCTGGCCGAGCGTGAACAATGACCTCATGGGGATCCTCGGTAAGGTCGGCGGCAAGATGATGCCGCCCGGCTTCTACTACAAGACCTTCATGTATCCGCAAAACCTCTGGATGACCTACGAGAAGTACATCCGCAAGGCGGCGGGTCTGGGTCGTGCGCCGACCCAGGTCGATCCGGATACCTACGACAACTTCAACCAGCACTGCGATGTGCTGGTGGTCGGTGGTGGTGCCGCCGGCCTGGCTGCCGCTCTGGCTGCCGGTCGCAGTGGCGCCCGGGTGATCCTGGCCGACGAGCAGGAAGAATTCGGTGGCAGCCTGCTGGACAGCCGCGAGCGTCTCGATGGCGCGCCGGCGGTGGAGTGGGTGGCCAAGGCAGTTGCCGAGTTGCAGGCCCTGGACAACGTGGTGCTGCTGCCGCGCGCTACCGTCAATGGCTATCACGACCACAACTTCCTCACCATTCATGAGCGCCTGACCGACCACCTGGGCGATCGCGCCCCCCATGGTCAGGTGCGTCAACGCCTGCACCGCGTCCGCGCCACTCGCGTGGTGCTGGCCACCGGCGCCCATGAGCGTCCGCTGGTGTATGCCAACAACGATCTGCCGGGCAACATGGTGGCGGGCGCCGTTTCCACCTATATCCGTCGCTATGCCGTGGCGCCGGGCCAGCGTCTGGTGCTGTCCACCAACAACGATTACGCCTACCGCGTGGCCCTGGACTGGCTCGAAGCCGGTCGCCAGGTGGTGGCCATCGCCGATGCGCGTCCCAATCCGCGTGGCGCATGGGTCGAGGAAGTGCGCAAGCGTGGCGTGCGCGTCATGGGCGGCACCGCCGTCAGCGAAGCCCGCGGCAGCACCCGGGTGACCGGTGCCAAGATCGCCACCATCGACCTGACCGCCTTCCGTACCCTGGGTGCGGGCGAGTGGCTGGACTGCGACCTCATCGCCACCTCCGGCGGCTACAGTCCGGTGGTGCACCTGGCGTCGCACCTGGGCGGCCGTCCGCTGTGGCGTGACGACATCCAGGCCTTCGTGCCCGGTCCGGCGCCGCAGAAGCGCGTGTGCGCCGGTGCCGTGAATGGCGTCTTCTCGCTGGGCGACGTCCTGGCCGATGGCTTCGAGGCCGGCGCTACCGCTGCCGCCGAGGCTGGTGCCCAGGTGGTCAGCGGCGAACTGCCCCAGGCCGAATACCGTCAGGAAGAGCCGACCCTGGCCCTGTTCCAGGTGCCCCACGACAAGCCGTCCTCGCGGGCGCCCAAGCAGTTCGTCGACCTGCAGAACGATGTGACCGCCGCTGGCATCGAGCTGGCCTGCCGCGAGGGCTTCGAGTCCATCGAGCACGTCAAGCGCTATACCGCCATGGGCTTCGGTACCGACCAGGGCAAGTTGGGCAACATCAACGGCCTGGCCATCGCCGCTCGCGTGCAGAGCAAGGCCATCCCGGAAGTCGGCACCACCATGTTCCGCCCGAACTACACCCCGGTGACCTTCGGCGCCATCGCCGGTCGCCACTGCGGTGCCCTGTTCGAACCCAAGCGCTACACCGCGCTGCACGCTTGGCACCTCAAGCAGGGCGCGCTGTTCGAGGACGTCGGCCAGTGGAAGCGGCCCTGGTACTTCCCCAAGGCGGGCGAGGACCTGCATGCCGCGGTCAACCGCGAGTGCCTGGCCGTCCGCCGCAGCGTGGGTCTGCTCGATGCCTCCACCCTCGGCAAGATCGACATCCAGGGCAAGGACGCGCGGGAATTCCTCAACCGCGTCTACACCAACGCCTGGACCAAGCTGGACATCGGCAAGGCGCGCTACGGCCTGATGTGTAAGGAAGACGGCATGGTCTTCGATGACGGCGTCACCGCCTGTCTCGCCGACAACCACTTCCTGATGACCACCACCACCGGTGGCGCGGCACGCGTGTTCGAGTGGCTGGAGCTGTACCACCAGACCGAATGGCCGGAGCTGGAGGTGTACTTCACCTCGGTCACCGACCACTGGGCGACCCTGACCCTGTCCGGCCCCAACAGCCGCAAGCTGCTGGCCAAGCTGACCGATATCGACCTAGACAATGCCGCCTTCCCCTTCATGGCCTGGAAGGAAGGTCAGGTGGGTGGCGTACCGGCACGGGTGTTCCGCATCTCCTTCACCGGCGAGCTCTCCTACGAGATCAACGTGCCGGCCAACTACGCCATGGGCGTACTGGAGCAGGTGGTTGCCGCGGGCAAGGAGTTCGATCTCACCCCCTACGGCACCGAAACCATGCACGTGCTGCGGGCGGAGAAGGGCTTCATCATCATCGGCCAGGACACCGATGGTTCGGTCACGCCGCAGGACCTGGGCATGGGCTGGGCCGTCAGCCTGAACAAGAGCTTCTCCTTCATCGGCAAGCGCGGCATGCATCGCCAGGACTGCGTACGGGAGAACCGCAAGCAACTGGTGGGCCTCAAGCCGCTGGATGCCCGCGATGTCCTGCCGGAAGGCGCTCAGCTGGTGTTCGAGCGCAACCAACCGATCCCGATGGACATGGTGGGCCACGTCACCTCCAGCTACTACAGCGCGACCCTGGGTTATGGCTTCGCCATGGCCATGGTCAAGGGTGGCCTGAGCCGCATGGGCCAAACCGTCTATGCCCCGCTGGCCGATGGCCGCTACGTCGCTGCCGAGATCGTCTCGCCGGTGTTCTACGACCCCAAGGGTGAGCGGCAGAACGTCGCCTAA
- a CDS encoding sarcosine oxidase subunit gamma, producing MNDINVYDQYSAKARAESPLFHAELSKLAGRGPASAGVTLRERALLGHLVIRGDAHDEGFTGAVTSVVGLEVPGPLAITQKGESSLQWLGPDEWLLVVPGGTEFATEQALRQALGERHVAIVNVGGGQTLVELKGPKVREVLMKSTSYDVHPNSFPVGKAVGTVFAKSQLVIRHTAEDTWELVVRRSFADYVWLWLQDASAEYGLRIEA from the coding sequence ATGAACGACATCAATGTTTACGATCAATACTCCGCCAAGGCGCGCGCCGAGTCCCCGCTGTTCCACGCCGAGCTGAGCAAGCTGGCTGGACGGGGTCCGGCCAGTGCCGGGGTTACCCTGCGCGAGCGGGCCCTGTTGGGTCACCTGGTCATCCGTGGCGATGCCCATGACGAGGGTTTCACCGGCGCGGTGACCAGTGTGGTCGGTCTGGAAGTGCCCGGGCCGCTGGCGATCACCCAGAAGGGAGAGAGCTCGCTGCAGTGGCTCGGCCCGGACGAGTGGCTGCTGGTGGTACCCGGTGGCACCGAGTTCGCCACCGAGCAAGCCCTGCGCCAGGCGCTCGGTGAGCGCCATGTCGCCATCGTCAACGTCGGTGGTGGCCAGACGCTGGTCGAACTCAAGGGCCCCAAGGTCCGCGAAGTGCTGATGAAGTCCACCTCCTATGACGTCCATCCGAACAGCTTCCCGGTCGGCAAGGCGGTAGGTACGGTATTCGCCAAGTCGCAGCTGGTGATCCGCCACACGGCAGAAGACACCTGGGAACTGGTGGTGCGCCGCAGCTTTGCCGACTACGTCTGGCTGTGGCTGCAGGACGCGAGTGCCGAGTACGGACTGCGCATCGAGGCCTGA
- the purU gene encoding formyltetrahydrofolate deformylase, giving the protein MSRTPDTWILTAQSPSRLGTVDVVTRYLFEQGCYVTQHHSFDDREAQRFFIRVEFQVPADFNEGLFRVGLDLRFTPFDMTFELVPPGYRAKVAIMVSKADHCLNDLLYRQRIGQLPMDVVAVISNHPDLEPLAAWHGIPYHHFPLDPQDKPAQEAKVWQVLQETGAELVILARYMQVLSPELCRQLDGWAINIHHSLLPGFKGARPYHQAYAKGVKLVGATAHYINNDLDEGPIIAQGVEPVDHAHYAEDLVAKGRDIECLTLARAVGYHLDRRVFLNTGRTVVL; this is encoded by the coding sequence ATGAGCCGCACGCCCGATACCTGGATTCTCACCGCCCAGAGCCCGAGTCGCCTCGGCACCGTGGACGTGGTCACGCGCTATCTGTTCGAGCAGGGTTGCTACGTGACCCAGCATCACAGCTTCGATGATCGCGAAGCCCAGCGCTTTTTCATCCGGGTCGAATTCCAGGTGCCCGCCGACTTCAACGAAGGCCTGTTCCGGGTAGGGCTGGATCTGCGCTTCACGCCCTTCGACATGACCTTCGAACTGGTGCCGCCGGGCTATCGGGCCAAGGTCGCCATCATGGTTTCCAAGGCGGATCACTGCCTCAACGACCTGCTCTATCGCCAGCGTATCGGCCAGTTGCCCATGGATGTGGTCGCGGTCATCTCCAATCATCCGGATCTCGAGCCGCTGGCGGCCTGGCATGGCATTCCCTATCACCATTTCCCGCTCGATCCGCAGGACAAGCCGGCCCAGGAGGCCAAGGTTTGGCAGGTGTTGCAGGAGACGGGTGCTGAGCTGGTCATTCTCGCTCGTTACATGCAGGTGCTATCCCCCGAGCTCTGTCGACAACTCGACGGCTGGGCGATCAACATCCATCACTCCCTGCTGCCAGGCTTCAAGGGTGCGCGCCCCTATCACCAGGCTTATGCCAAGGGCGTGAAGCTGGTGGGCGCCACGGCGCACTACATCAACAATGACCTGGACGAGGGCCCGATCATCGCCCAGGGTGTCGAACCCGTAGACCATGCGCACTATGCCGAAGATCTGGTGGCCAAGGGGCGAGATATCGAATGCCTCACCCTGGCACGGGCCGTGGGTTATCACCTGGATCGGCGAGTCTTCCTCAATACCGGCAGGACAGTGGTGCTTTAA